The following proteins come from a genomic window of Melospiza georgiana isolate bMelGeo1 chromosome 3, bMelGeo1.pri, whole genome shotgun sequence:
- the PLA2G7 gene encoding platelet-activating factor acetylhydrolase isoform X2, with protein sequence MWGTNSTEKFYRIPEGKGPHSVGCTDLMTENAVEGSFLRLYYPAYDATDMEEARWIPDKEYYQGLSDFLNMYRVVGERLFHYYVGSVTCPAKSNAAFKPGEKYPLLVFSHGLGAFRTIYSAICIEMASQGFIVAAVEHRDESASATYYCKRRSVSESQEESPPNMEKEWIYYRKLKTGEEERCLRHKQVQQRAQECIKALNLILKINSGEEVTNVLHSDFDWNSLKDSVDTSRIAVMGHSFGGATVIESLSKEIRFRCGIALDVWMLPVGDDIYQNSVQQPLLFINSEKFQWAENILKIKKLISNDTNKKMITIKGSVHQSFPDFTFVSGGIIARFFKLKGEIDPNEAIDISNHASLAFLQKHLSLKKDFDQWDSLVDGIGPNVIPGTNIDTSPAEPE encoded by the exons ATGTGGGGCACCAACAGCACTGAGAAGTTTTACAGGATCCCTGAAGGAAAGGGACCACACTCAGTTGGATGTACAGACCTGATGACAGAAAATGCAGTTGAG GGAAGCTTTTTGCGCCTGTACTATCCAGCATATGATGCCACAGATATGGAAGAGGCACGATGGATTCCAGACAAAGAATACTATCAGGGACTCTCTGACTTCCTTAATATGTACCGAGTTGTAGGAGAAAGGCTTTTCCATTACTATGTTG GTTCAGTGACCTGTCCTGCAAAGTCAAATGCTGCTTTTAAGCCAGGAGAAAAATACCCACTTCTTGTTTTTTCCCATGGACTCGGAGCTTTTCG GACAATCTATTCTGCTATTTGCATAGAGATGGCTTCTCAGGGCTTTATAGTGGCTGCTGTGGAGCACAG AGATGAATCTGCTTCAGCCACATATTATTGTAAAAGAAGGTCTGTTTCTGAGTCACAGGAAGAGTCTCCACCTAACATGGAGAAGGAGTGGATCTACTACAGGAAACTGAAAACTGGCGAGGAGGAGCGTTGCTTGCGCCATAAGCAG GTGCAGCAAAGAGCACAGGAGTGTATTAAAGCTCTCAATCTCATTCTTAAAATCAATTCAGGAGAGGAAGTAACAAATGTATTACATTCAGACTTTGACTGGAACAGCCTAAAA GATTCTGTTGATACTAGCAGAATAGCTGTGATGGGACACTCTTTTGGTGGTGCTACAGTTATTGAAAGTCTCAGCAAAGAAATAAGATTTAG GTGTGGCATTGCCCTCGATGTATGGATGCTTCCTGTAGGTGATGACATTTACCAAAACAGCGTCCAGCAACCACTGCTTTTTATTAACTCTGAAAAATTCCAGTGGGCTGAGAACATCTTAAAGATTAAGAAGCTCATCTCCAATGACACAAACAAGAAGATGATCACTATCAA GGGGTCAGTACATCAGAGTTTTCCTGATTTCACCTTTGTGAGCGGAGGAATCATTGCaagatttttcaaattaaaaggaGAAATAGATCCAAATGAAGCTATTGATATCAGCAATCATGCTTCATTAGCCTTCCTACAGAAACATCTGA GTCTTAAGAAGGATTTTGATCAGTGGGATTCACTTGTGGATGGCATAGGACCCAATGTTATTCCTGGAACCAACATTGACACATCTCCAGCTGAACCTGAGTAA
- the PLA2G7 gene encoding platelet-activating factor acetylhydrolase isoform X1 — protein MRLLSTALCASPGPARRGGVTPGTATAPRHPLRHGQPDLVSPGAEPGTRHSFWKNGSGVVFLCDIPLPLMHRPVFLEEQQNPPSVRFVAPHISRVPPRPRQPKVSSRFSVSAPCCLLLGIQDTTRKIPSRTDSSVKAPIEMWGTNSTEKFYRIPEGKGPHSVGCTDLMTENAVEGSFLRLYYPAYDATDMEEARWIPDKEYYQGLSDFLNMYRVVGERLFHYYVGSVTCPAKSNAAFKPGEKYPLLVFSHGLGAFRTIYSAICIEMASQGFIVAAVEHRDESASATYYCKRRSVSESQEESPPNMEKEWIYYRKLKTGEEERCLRHKQVQQRAQECIKALNLILKINSGEEVTNVLHSDFDWNSLKDSVDTSRIAVMGHSFGGATVIESLSKEIRFRCGIALDVWMLPVGDDIYQNSVQQPLLFINSEKFQWAENILKIKKLISNDTNKKMITIKGSVHQSFPDFTFVSGGIIARFFKLKGEIDPNEAIDISNHASLAFLQKHLSLKKDFDQWDSLVDGIGPNVIPGTNIDTSPAEPE, from the exons ATGCGGCTGCTTTCCACCGCGCTCTGCGCATCGCCGGGGCCAGCCCGGCGCGGAGGGGTCACCCCTGGTACGGCCACAGCGCCCCGACACCCGCTCCGGCACGGACAGCCCGACCTCGTCTCGCCTGGGGCCGAGCCTGGGACTCGTCATTCCTTCTGGAAGAATGGCAGCGGCGTTGTGTTTCTCTGTGACATCCCACTCCCCCTGATGCACAGGCCGGTTTTCCTCGAGGAGCAGCAGAATCCTCCCTCTGTGCGGTTCGTAGCACCGCACATCTCCCGAGTGCCGCCGCGGCCTCGCCAGCCAAAGGTTTCATCCCGCTTTTCTGTAAGTGCACCGTGCTGTCTCCTTCTTGGGATTCAGGATACAACAAGGAAAATCCCCAGTAGAACAG aTTCGTCGGTGAAGGCACCAATAGAAATGTGGGGCACCAACAGCACTGAGAAGTTTTACAGGATCCCTGAAGGAAAGGGACCACACTCAGTTGGATGTACAGACCTGATGACAGAAAATGCAGTTGAG GGAAGCTTTTTGCGCCTGTACTATCCAGCATATGATGCCACAGATATGGAAGAGGCACGATGGATTCCAGACAAAGAATACTATCAGGGACTCTCTGACTTCCTTAATATGTACCGAGTTGTAGGAGAAAGGCTTTTCCATTACTATGTTG GTTCAGTGACCTGTCCTGCAAAGTCAAATGCTGCTTTTAAGCCAGGAGAAAAATACCCACTTCTTGTTTTTTCCCATGGACTCGGAGCTTTTCG GACAATCTATTCTGCTATTTGCATAGAGATGGCTTCTCAGGGCTTTATAGTGGCTGCTGTGGAGCACAG AGATGAATCTGCTTCAGCCACATATTATTGTAAAAGAAGGTCTGTTTCTGAGTCACAGGAAGAGTCTCCACCTAACATGGAGAAGGAGTGGATCTACTACAGGAAACTGAAAACTGGCGAGGAGGAGCGTTGCTTGCGCCATAAGCAG GTGCAGCAAAGAGCACAGGAGTGTATTAAAGCTCTCAATCTCATTCTTAAAATCAATTCAGGAGAGGAAGTAACAAATGTATTACATTCAGACTTTGACTGGAACAGCCTAAAA GATTCTGTTGATACTAGCAGAATAGCTGTGATGGGACACTCTTTTGGTGGTGCTACAGTTATTGAAAGTCTCAGCAAAGAAATAAGATTTAG GTGTGGCATTGCCCTCGATGTATGGATGCTTCCTGTAGGTGATGACATTTACCAAAACAGCGTCCAGCAACCACTGCTTTTTATTAACTCTGAAAAATTCCAGTGGGCTGAGAACATCTTAAAGATTAAGAAGCTCATCTCCAATGACACAAACAAGAAGATGATCACTATCAA GGGGTCAGTACATCAGAGTTTTCCTGATTTCACCTTTGTGAGCGGAGGAATCATTGCaagatttttcaaattaaaaggaGAAATAGATCCAAATGAAGCTATTGATATCAGCAATCATGCTTCATTAGCCTTCCTACAGAAACATCTGA GTCTTAAGAAGGATTTTGATCAGTGGGATTCACTTGTGGATGGCATAGGACCCAATGTTATTCCTGGAACCAACATTGACACATCTCCAGCTGAACCTGAGTAA
- the IMP3 gene encoding U3 small nucleolar ribonucleoprotein protein IMP3 has product MVRKLKYHEQKLLRRLDLVNWEASGGNLAEVRALRRYRVGRREDYVQYKALARAVRALARRLRDLGPASAAFRARCAAALLEKLYGLGLVNSRQSLAVCESLSASAFCRRRLPCLLVKLRMAQNLRHAVTFVEQGHVRVGPEVVTDPALLVPRAVEDFITWVDASRLRQKVLDYNQERDDFDLAA; this is encoded by the coding sequence ATGGTGCGGAAACTGAAGTACCACGAGCAGAAGCTGCTGCGGCGGCTGGACCTGGTGAACTGGGAGGCGTCGGGCGGGAACTTGGCGGAGGTGCGGGCGCTGCGGCGGTACCGGGTGGGCCGGCGGGAGGATTACGTGCAGTACAAGGCGCTGGCCCGCGCCGTGCGCGCCCTGGCGCGGCGCCTCCGCGACCTGGGCCCGGCCAGCGCCGCCTTCCGCGCCCGCTGCGCCGCCGCgctgctggagaagctgtaCGGGCTGGGGCTGGTGAACAGCCGGCAGTCGCTGGCCGTGTGCGAGAGCCTCTCGGCCTCCGCCTTCTGCCGCCGGCGCCTGCCGTGCCTGCTGGTGAAGCTGCGCATGGCGCAGAACCTGCGGCACGCCGTCACCTTCGTGGAGCAGGGGCACGTCCGCGTGGGGCCCGAGGTGGTGACAGACCCCGCGCTGCTCGTGCCCCGCGCCGTCGAGGACTTCATCACCTGGGTGGACGCGTCGCGCCTGCGGCAGAAGGTGCTCGACTACAACCAGGAGCGTGACGACTTCGACCTGGCCGCCTAA
- the ANKRD66 gene encoding ankyrin repeat domain-containing protein 66: MTELHEAVAVGDYDLVKKILKAGRCDPNQKDVDWHGRTPLHWAAAKGRSDLVRLLVDHGARPCLRSDVGWTAAHFAAEAGKLRVLRALHSLHAAMDAADLFGDTPRRLAEIYGHRECCRFLEKAEVESRNYHRKAALRKIPLDHRDEDWELKKEELKKNPPCFWEKGTASILKKDGGKRGKQ, from the exons ATGACAGAGCTCCATGAAGCCGTGGCTGTGGGTGACTATGACCTGGTTAAGAAGATTTTGAAGGCAGGGCGCTGTGACCCAAACCAGAAGGATGTTGACTGGCATGGCAGGACCCCCCTGCACTGGGCTGCTGCCAAAG GGCGCTCGGACCTGGTCAGGCTCCTGGTGGATCACGGTGCCCGGCCCTGCCTGCGGAGCGATGTGGGCTGGACCGCGGCGCACTTCGCCGCCGAGGCGGGCAAGCTGCGGGTGCTCCGCGCCCTTCACTCCCTGCACGCTGCTATGGATGCCGCCGACCTCTTCGGAGACACTCCCCGGAGGCTCGCGGAGATCTACGGACACCGGGAGTGCTGCAGATTCTTGGAAAA agcagaggtggagAGCAGGAACTACCACAGGAAAGCTGCACTGAGAAAAATCCCCTTAGACCACAGAGATGAAGACTGGGAACTCAAGAAAGAAGAGCTTAAGAAAAATCCACCATGTTTTTGGGAGAAGGGTACGGCCTCTATTCTAAAGAAAgatggggggaaaagggggaagcAGTAG